Proteins encoded together in one Balearica regulorum gibbericeps isolate bBalReg1 chromosome 3, bBalReg1.pri, whole genome shotgun sequence window:
- the LOC104633401 gene encoding uncharacterized protein LOC104633401 isoform X2 produces the protein MEKKKILMKSKVAAPNLLRALHSLYQFGHLCDVTVHTQHLGIQEEFLVHKAVLAASSNYFKGLFLHDEMLDTKSCTVTLQDIYTEEFTSFLEFVYTAEVEIEAEKLQRMKEIAERLECKDLLDICEEVKAEGRKGLDLSLHLKGQLRENGGPQWTRIQQEENRKLSSSSQVVAIPMQRKLWDRQKHKKLLAGYKLIEGQPASLEPEDTAFPEPKSRTAKLPKCRKTDTRNRLGVDIVSLENENSHPLLSQAESKEACVVIGNALPEQWEDENSLISKFTSKTERRKSPRHVAKVLPRMECEKCNESFRVIKQYQSHMELKHDVNLAVKYSCTTCEQLFSTHQNLRQHHLTVHGDEWGLSCVFCDKRFKRQKDINDHIRRVHEKKRDPQACPYCDKVISSKCGLTVHMRTHTAEKPYKCERCPASFAQRSAYNSHVRKVHESGQERKLMPVYWMVVPPAHRPNATSCDGDPDRETWNGTSEAERQKRARHEEAASREEEPGDSSVNKADCSNEQEERKRKYKETEARSEKLSEEGNEDEGEMSMKGEEEVDYKAGYLEVEDSRDNEEVCTEEDDEDDEYCNEKDGEERESDEEFQIKKVNKSGVHKKSAYVITCEKCNEQFVSRKKYVDHCRDVHQCLPGKVYQCDVCSKSFASYNSWKEHRACVHTEERQFACTLCNATFKRKRDVRTHYMRKHEGRVKRPLCSVCGKILSSRTALVFHMRTHTGEKPYECGICQSRFAQPSQLKIHTRSHTGEKPYICEDCGACFADKGKLTGHKRTHTGERLFKCDVCGKHFATNEYLKCHKRCHMGAKPYKCEVCGKTFGLRASLAQHSNVHAETRPYFCEQCGKTFTQQGALRRHQRIHTGEKPYKCRACERTFTDMSTLRRHVSIHDRNAHWRSFLIDLTTKKDHNWSKIETFSDACMGEGSAPEIWSVDQGKLYKPESVVLNKVEHVPSSVSHAEDTDRSLLYL, from the exons atggagaaaaagaaaattctaatgAAATCCAAGGTTGCTGCTCCTAACCTCCTGAGGGCACTGCATTCTCTGTACCAGTTCGGTCACCTCTGTGACGTGACAGTTCACACACAGCATCTCGGCATTCAGGAGGAGTTTCTGGTTCACAAAGCTGTCTTGGCAGCTTCCAGCAACTATTTCAAGGGGCTTTTCCTGCATGATGAGATGCTGGACACCAAGAGTTGCACAGTGACTCTGCAAGACATTTACACAGAAGAGTTCACCTCCTTCCTGGAGTTTGTTTACACTGCAGAAGTGGAGATTGAAGCAGAAAAACTGCAACGGATGAAAGAAATAGCCGAAAGACTCGAATGCAAGGATTTGCTTGACATTTGTGAAGAAGTGAAAGCAGAGGGCAGGAAGGGATTAGATTTGAGCCTCCATCTGAAAGGTCAGCTGCGCGAAAATGGTGGGCCACAGTGGACTCGCATCCAGCAAGAGGAGAACCGCAAACTGAGTAGCTCTTCCCAAGTTGTGGCAATACCCATGCAGAGGAAACTTTGGGATAGGCAAAAACATAAAAAGTTGCTGGCTGGCTACAAACTCATTGAAGGCCAACCAGCAAGCCTGGAGCCAGAGGACACTGCTTTTCCAGAGCCAAAGTCCAGGACGGCAAAGCTACCGAAATGTCGCAAGACAGATACCAGAAACAGACTCGGCGTGGATATTGTTAGCCTGGAAAATGAGAACAGCCATCCTCTCCTAAGTCAGGCTGAGTCAAAGGAGGCCTGTGTAGTAATTGGGAACGCGCTGCCTGAGCAGTGGGAAgatgaaaacagtttaatttcCAAATTTACCAGTAAAACGGAACGTAGGAAATCACCGCGGCACGTGGCAAAAGTCTTGCCGCGGATGGAGTGTGAGAAGTGCAACGAATCGTTCCGTGTTATCAAGCAGTACCAGTCGCACATGGAGCTCAAGCATGACGTCAACCTGGCTGTCAAGTACAGCTGTACTACGTGCGAGCAGCTCTTCTCCACTCACCAGAACCTCCGGCAGCACCACCTCACCGTTCACGGTGATGAGTGGGGCTTGTCCTGCGTCTTTTGTGACAAGAGGTTTAAGCGCCAGAAGGACATAAATGACCACATCCGCAGGGTGCATGAGAAGAAGCGGGATCCCCAGGCCTGCCCGTACTGCGACAAGGTCATCAGTTCCAAGTGCGGCCTCACGGTCCACATGCGAACGCACACCGCGGAGAAACCTTATAAATGCGAACGCTGTCCCGCCAGCTTTGCTCAGAGGTCTGCTTACAATTCTCATGTAAG aaaagtcCATGAGTCTGGGCAAGAGAGGAAACTTATGCCTGTCTATTGGATGGTAGTTCCGCCTGCACACAGACCAAATGCAACAAGCTGTGACGGAGATCCTGACAGAGAGACATGGAATGGGACATCAGAGGCTGAACGACAAAAGCGTGCGAGGCACGAAGAGGCCGCAAGTCGTGAGGAAGAACCCGGGGATTCATCTGTTAACAAAGCAGACTGTAGCAATGAGCAAGAAGAACGGAAGCGGAAATATAAGGAAACTGAAGCAAGAAGTGAAAAACTGAGTGAAGAAGGGAATGAAGATGAAGGTGAAATGAGCatgaagggagaggaggaggtagaTTACAAAGCAGGGTATTTGGAGGTGGAAGATAGTAGAGATAATGAGGAGGTCTGTACTGAGGAGGATGATGAGGATGATGAATACTGTAATGAGAAGGATGGTGAAGAACGTGAATCAGATGAAGAGTTTCAaataaagaaagtaaataaaagcgGGGTGCATAAGAAATCTGCCTATGTAATAACGTGTGAGAAGTGTAACGAGCAGTTTGTTTCCCGGAAGAAGTATGTGGATCACTGCAGAGATGTCCATCAGTGCTTGCCTGGTAAAGTCTATCAGTGTGACGTCTGCAGCAAGTCGTTTGCTAGTTACAACAGCTGGAAGGAGCATCGAGCGTGTGTCCACACTGAAGAAAGGCAGTTTGCCTGCACCCTTTGCAAtgctacttttaaaagaaagagagatgTGAGGACGCATTATATGCGGAAGCACGAAGGCAGAGTCAAACGCCCTCTCTGCTCTGTCTGCGGGAAGATCCTCAGCTCCCGAACAGCACTGGTGTTTCACATGCGGACGCATACAGGAGAAAAACCTTACGAATGTGGCATTTGTCAATCAAGATTTGCTCAGCCATCGCAACTTAAGATCCATACCAG GTCCCATACAGGGGAAAAGCCGTATATTTGTGAGGACTGTGGGGCTTGCTTTGCTGATAAAGGCAAACTCACCGGCCACAAAAGGACCCACACAG GGGAGCGCCTTTTTAAATGTGATGTGtgtggaaaacattttgctacCAACGAATATTTAAAATGCCACAAACGATGCCACATGGGCGCTAAGCCCTACAAGTGCGAGGTTTGTGGCAAGACGTTTGGACTGAGAGCCTCGCTAGCCCAGCACAGTAATGTCCACGCAG AGACCCGTCCGTATTTCTGCGAACAGTGCGGGAAAACGTTCACCCAACAGGGCGCTCTCCGTCGCCACCAGCGCATTCACACCGGGGAAAAGCCGTACAAGTGCAGAGCTTGCGAGAGAACCTTCACCGACATGTCCACCTTGCGCAGACACGTGTCG aTTCACGACCGGAATGCTCACTGGAGAAGTTTCTTAATAGATCTTACAACCAAAAAAGACCATAACTGGTCTAAAATAGAAACGTTCTCGGACGCCTGCATGGGTGAAGGCTCTGCGCCGGAAATTTGGTCGGTTGACCAAGGTAAACTTTATAAACCAGAAAGCGTTGTCCTTAACAAAGTAGAACATGTGCCATCTAGCGTTAGTCACGCAGAAGACACCGATCGCTCCCTTCTGTACTTATAA